One part of the Phragmites australis chromosome 3, lpPhrAust1.1, whole genome shotgun sequence genome encodes these proteins:
- the LOC133912636 gene encoding probable inactive heme oxygenase 2, chloroplastic translates to MPLVAVASAVAPPPLRPPGSLRSLHTPRTLALTVPRCSPSPSPAAVEAPPQAKPKPRRYPKQYPGEAVGVAEEMRFVAMRLRNPKRTTIKDKTGAEDGDAEASEEEEEDGEFVEGEWMPSIEGFLRYLVDSKLVFGTIERIVAESTDVAYVYFRKSGLERSDSIAKDLEWFREQGIAIPEPSTSGSTYAAYLTELAESNAPAFLSHYYNIYFAHTTGGMAIGNKICEKILEGRELEFYKWDDDVELLLKDAKEKLNELSKHWTRKDRNLCLKEAAKCFQYLGKMVRLIIS, encoded by the exons ATGCCGCTCGTCGCCGTCGCTTCGGCGGTCGCGCCGCCTCCACTCCGGCCACCGGGTTCCCTCCGCTCCCTCCACACTCCTAGAACCCTAGCCCTAACCGTCCCCCGCTGCTCCCCCTCCCCTTCGCCTGCGGCCGTGGAGGCGCCGCCGCAGGCGAAGCCGAAGCCGCGGCGGTACCCGAAACAATACCCCGGCGAGGCGGTGGGCGTCGCCGAGGAGATGCGGTTCGTAGCTATGAGACTCCGCAACCCCAAGCGCACCACCATCAAGGACAAGACGGGGGCGGAGGATGGGGACGCGGAGGCgtcggaggaggaagaggaagacggCGAATTCGTGGAAGGGGAGTGGATGCCGAGTATAGAGGGATTCTTGAGGTACCTGGTGGACAGCAAGCTTGTCTTCGGCACCATCGAGCGGATCGTTGCCGAGTCCACCGACGTCGCCT ATGTTTACTTCAGGAAAAGTGGTTTGGAACGTTCAGATAGCATTGCAAAAGATTTGGAGTGGTTCAGAGAACAAGGGATTGCAATTCCAGAGCCGAGTACTTCTGGATCAACGTATGCAGCTTATCTGACTGAGCTGGCTGAGAGCAACGCCCCTGCCTTCCTCtcccattattacaatatctaTTTTGCGCATACAACTGGAGGCATGGCAATAGGTAACAAG ATCTGCGAGAAAATTTTGGAAGGGAGGGAACTGGAGTTTTACAAATGGGATGACGATGTTGAACTTTTGCTTAAAGATGCCAAGGAGAAGCTTAATGAACTTAGCAAG CACTGGACTCGGAAGGACAGGAACTTGTGCTTGAAAGAAGCTGCAAAATGTTTCCAGTACTTGGGAAAGATGGTCCGTTTGATCATCTCATGA